TCTAATTATTTCATCAGGACTCAATCGTTTCGCTTCGAAATAAAACACTTGAATAAACTTTTTTGTATTTACCCGGGTAGGTGTAAGGACTATTGTTGAATCATTTTGCAGTTCTTTCATCTTTTGACGAACGACTGTGAAATCAAAAAATTTAGAAGCGTAATTTTCAAACTTCGGATTTGAAAAATCCGTTAAACCGAGCGAAGCAAAATGATTTAACGAATGGTTAATCGTTCTGCGTATTCGCTGTTCGGCAGCTTTTATTTCCCGGTTGATATCAACCTGCAAAGCTGATGTGCCGAGCTTTTTTTTGGTGATTTCTACAAAGATATCTTTAAGGGTCGGGAAATGCCTTCCAAAAGTAAAAGTCCGTTCATACATAAATAAATATTGCAGCATTTCGATTAAATCTTTTGCACCCTTTTCTCCAACGATCCCTAATTCCGATAAAAGGAACTCACCCACCTCTCTTATACTTTTTTCATTATAACGATTGGATTTATCAACTTTTGGCTGTTCAAAGTTCAATACACTG
This sequence is a window from Brevibacillus sp. JNUCC-41. Protein-coding genes within it:
- a CDS encoding response regulator, with the translated sequence MRFFITDDDCAIRSNLSQIIESEDLGEVVEEAEDGSLLEGHILNLKQIDILFIDLLMPIRDGIETLRHIKNTFNGKIIMISQVESKDLIGEAYSLGIDYYITKPINRIEILTVIRKVMERIHLERSITNIQASLNSVLNFEQPKVDKSNRYNEKSIREVGEFLLSELGIVGEKGAKDLIEMLQYLFMYERTFTFGRHFPTLKDIFVEITKKKLGTSALQVDINREIKAAEQRIRRTINHSLNHFASLGLTDFSNPKFENYASKFFDFTVVRQKMKELQNDSTIVLTPTRVNTKKFIQVFYFEAKRLSPDEIIRYT